In Juglans regia cultivar Chandler chromosome 5, Walnut 2.0, whole genome shotgun sequence, the following are encoded in one genomic region:
- the LOC109011850 gene encoding uncharacterized protein LOC109011850, which translates to MAAQAIARLSIVCFLLLFTAMAAEAGPHKQKKVRCKDKINYPACYKVQKLCPTTCPRTCVMNCRTCEPVCEHPPPPPPSPPPPPPKSKKHSPPPPPKKSSPPPPPASSSPPPPVSVPPPPPASSSAPKTVKCTKKDFPRCYGTQLTCPSGCPDNCGVNCATCSPVCECNGAGAVCQDPRFVGGDGITFYFHGQKDHDFCLVSDSNIHINGHFIGKRNENMKRDFTWVQSLGILFGTHKIFIGARKTSIWDDSVDRLSLGFDGEPIYLRDEESSRWQSMTSPSVTITRIRDANSVEIEVEGNFKIKATVVPITEKDSQIHNYGINQEDCFAHLDLSFKFYSLSGQVNGVLGQTYASNYVSRVKMGVLMPVLGGQKEFSSSSLFSTDCAVARFTGELTDQENSMELEEFGNLNCASGMDGRGVVCKR; encoded by the exons ATGGCAGCTCAAGCCATTGCTCGCTTGAGTATTGTGTGCTTTCTCCTCCTGTTCACGGCAATGGCGGCAGAGGCAGGACCTCATAAGCAGAAGAAAGTGAGGTGCAAAGACAAGATTAATTACCCTGCTTGTTACAAAGTACAAAAGCTTTGCCCTACAACCTGCCCTCGCACTTGTGTCATGAATTGTCGAACTTGCGAACCCGTCTGCGAACATCCGCCACCGCCGCCGCCATctccgccaccaccaccaccaaaatCAAAAAAGCAttcacctcctcctccaccaaagAAGAGTTCACCTCCCCCTCCTcctgcttcttcttctcctcctcctcctgtGTCTGTTCCTCCGCCTCCCCCTGCTTCAAGTTCAGCACCAAAGACAGTTAAATGTACGAAAAAGGATTTCCCTCGGTGCTATGGTACGCAGCTTACCTGTCCTAGCGGTTGCCCCGACAACTGTGGTGTTAACTGCGCCACTTGCAGCCCAGTTTGCG AATGCAACGGTGCCGGTGCTGTGTGCCAAGACCCACGATTCGTCGGTGGAGATGGAATCACCTTCTACTTCCATGGTCAAAAAGACCACGACTTCTGCCTTGTTTCCGACTCCAACATCCACATCAATGGCCATTTCATTGGAAAAAGAAACGAAAACATGAAGAGGGACTTCACCTGGGTCCAGTCTCTCGGAATCCTCTTCGGCACTCACAAGATCTTCATCGGCGCTAGAAAAACATCGATTTGGGATGACTCCGTCGACCGCCTTTCGCTGGGCTTCGATGGCGAACCAATATACCTTCGTGATGAAGAAAGCTCAAGGTGGCAATCCATGACGTCTCCAAGTGTTACAATCACAAGGATTCGTGACGCAAACTCAGTAGAAATTGAGGTGGAAGGGAATTTCAAGATCAAAGCAACAGTCGTGCCTATAACTGAGAAAGACTCCCAGATTCACAATTATGGAATTAACCAAGAGGATTGCTTCGCGCATCTTGACTTGAGTTTCAAGTTTTACTCATTGAGTGGGCAAGTTAACGGTGTTTTAGGCCAGACTTATGCAAGCAACTACGTGAGTAGGGTGAAGATGGGGGTGCTCATGCCTGTTTTGGGTGGTCAAAAAGAATTCTCCTCCTCAAGTCTCTTTTCCACTGATTGTGCTGTAGCAAGGTTTACTGGTGAGTTAACAGATCAAGAAAATTCTATGGAGTTGGAGGAGTTTGGCAACCTGAATTGCGCAAGTGGTATGGATGGTCGTGGAGTAGTTTGTAAAAGGTAA